In Actinomyces radicidentis, one genomic interval encodes:
- a CDS encoding MMPL family transporter translates to MRHLVAIGMAVALNMGLVALRPSVSETTYSIAAILQLVLSMDYSIILANRYRQERDAQRDAGKDGRSAPVTAMRRALRDSFGAVVSASLTTVVGLLMLVFMSCRIGADLGTVLGQGVVVSLVTVLTVLPGLLLACDRLITRTAKPHLSPSLGGLARAEYRFRWVFAAGFVVLLAGSFVLRGGTTTSYTLEREDPVAEVFAKDNQVVLVYDNDDEAAATALGEALAADYPGSDGVRSVTSHGTTIGQQLTKEAAALEQQGTADDAGAADVAGDDSQSVLPDGAIDVLWYVGNGGEAGTMTLSELGDVTDSLELLYLQHAAATRTDPSWTMSTEELLDAAREQVEEAKEELVGAEHSRMIVTTGLREEAEATLSFIDDLQARADAELSEQHWLVGQSVMVDEMRDGFPAENLRITLLTAGAIFLIMALTFRSAAVPALLVLLVQCGVFVTVSVSGIIGADMYYLAMLVVQCILMGATIDYAIVLTTYYRQHRRTEPVARALAGAYEGSIHTILTSGLIMILVTGVLGYLFENPTVGQICQTIAIGATAAVLLILLALPALLAVTDRWIVPARDRYEEPAAAEPGEA, encoded by the coding sequence GTGCGCCACCTCGTCGCCATCGGCATGGCCGTGGCCCTCAACATGGGACTCGTCGCCCTGCGCCCGAGCGTCTCCGAGACGACGTACTCGATCGCCGCGATCCTCCAGCTCGTCCTGTCGATGGACTACTCCATCATCCTGGCGAACCGGTACCGCCAGGAACGCGACGCCCAGCGCGACGCCGGCAAGGACGGCCGGTCCGCGCCCGTGACCGCGATGAGGAGGGCCCTGCGGGACTCCTTCGGAGCAGTGGTCTCCGCGTCGCTCACCACGGTCGTGGGCCTGCTCATGCTCGTGTTCATGAGCTGCCGCATCGGGGCCGACCTCGGTACCGTCCTCGGGCAGGGCGTCGTCGTCTCCCTCGTCACGGTCCTCACCGTCCTCCCCGGCCTCCTCCTGGCCTGCGACCGCCTCATCACCCGCACCGCCAAGCCCCACCTCAGCCCGAGCCTCGGCGGCCTCGCCCGCGCCGAGTACCGCTTCCGGTGGGTCTTCGCGGCGGGCTTCGTCGTCCTCCTCGCCGGATCCTTCGTCCTGCGGGGCGGCACGACGACGAGCTACACCCTGGAGCGCGAGGACCCCGTGGCGGAGGTCTTCGCCAAGGACAACCAGGTCGTCCTCGTCTACGACAACGACGACGAGGCCGCCGCCACCGCTCTCGGCGAGGCGCTCGCCGCCGACTACCCGGGCTCCGACGGCGTGCGCTCGGTGACCTCCCACGGCACGACCATCGGTCAGCAGCTGACCAAGGAAGCCGCCGCGCTCGAGCAGCAGGGGACGGCCGACGACGCCGGCGCCGCGGACGTAGCCGGTGACGACTCGCAGTCCGTCCTGCCCGACGGGGCGATCGACGTCCTGTGGTACGTCGGCAACGGCGGCGAGGCTGGCACGATGACGCTGTCCGAGCTCGGTGACGTCACCGACTCCCTCGAGCTGCTGTACCTCCAGCACGCCGCCGCCACGCGGACCGACCCGTCCTGGACCATGAGCACCGAGGAGCTCCTCGACGCCGCCCGCGAGCAGGTCGAGGAGGCGAAGGAGGAGCTCGTCGGCGCCGAGCACTCGCGCATGATCGTCACCACCGGCCTGCGCGAGGAGGCCGAGGCGACGCTCTCCTTCATCGACGACCTCCAGGCGCGTGCCGACGCCGAGCTGTCCGAGCAGCACTGGCTCGTCGGCCAGTCGGTCATGGTCGACGAGATGCGCGACGGCTTCCCCGCCGAGAACCTGCGCATCACGCTGCTCACCGCCGGCGCCATCTTCCTCATCATGGCGCTCACCTTCCGCAGCGCCGCCGTGCCCGCCCTGCTCGTGCTCCTCGTCCAGTGCGGCGTCTTCGTCACGGTCTCCGTCTCGGGGATCATCGGCGCGGACATGTACTACCTGGCGATGCTCGTCGTCCAGTGCATCCTCATGGGCGCCACCATCGACTACGCGATCGTGCTCACCACCTACTACCGCCAGCACCGGCGCACCGAGCCGGTCGCCCGCGCCCTGGCCGGCGCCTACGAGGGCTCCATCCACACGATCCTCACGAGCGGCCTCATCATGATCCTCGTGACCGGCGTGCTCGGCTACCTCTTCGAGAACCCAACCGTCGGCCAGATCTGCCAGACGATCGCGATCGGCGCGACCGCCGCCGTCCTCCTCATCCTCCTGGCCCTCCCGGCGCTGCTCGCCGTCACGGACCGCTGGATCGTGCCCGCACGGGACCGCTACGAGGAGCCCGCCGCCGCAGAGCCCGGGGAGGCCTGA
- a CDS encoding alpha/beta hydrolase family protein produces MTDSLTRELALAVPDDGAGTRLTALVHVPRDVAAGRRRAPLVVCCHGMGESALRVAPLARRLAGSGAVVVSPSLRGGGADDAGPTTSMSVLTEVADVGAVLDAACAWPFVDASRTALFGRSLGGLVAALAASRRRTEVAALAMWYPALGSPRVQRTRFRSRRAVPDSYAIEVDGRAVGLGARYALDVWDLDVDAELRRLRMPALLVHGDADAAVPFAVSRGALRALPDARLEVLPGAGHGFDGEHWERAVGLTTDFLAWAGVLGE; encoded by the coding sequence GTGACTGACAGCCTCACCCGTGAGCTCGCCCTCGCCGTCCCCGACGACGGCGCCGGCACCCGCCTCACCGCCCTCGTCCACGTCCCGCGCGACGTCGCCGCCGGACGGCGCCGCGCCCCGCTCGTCGTGTGCTGCCACGGCATGGGGGAGTCCGCCCTGCGCGTCGCCCCGCTGGCCCGCCGGCTCGCCGGTTCGGGCGCCGTCGTCGTGAGCCCCTCCCTCCGCGGCGGCGGGGCGGATGACGCCGGCCCGACGACGTCGATGAGCGTCCTCACCGAGGTCGCCGACGTCGGCGCCGTCCTCGACGCCGCGTGCGCCTGGCCCTTCGTCGACGCCTCGCGCACGGCCCTCTTCGGCAGGAGCCTCGGCGGGCTCGTCGCCGCGCTCGCGGCCTCCCGCCGCCGCACCGAGGTCGCCGCCCTGGCGATGTGGTACCCGGCGCTCGGCTCGCCCCGCGTCCAGCGCACGCGGTTCCGGAGCCGCCGGGCCGTGCCGGACTCCTACGCCATCGAGGTCGACGGCCGCGCGGTCGGGCTCGGGGCCCGCTACGCGCTCGATGTCTGGGACCTCGACGTCGACGCCGAGCTGCGCCGCCTGCGCATGCCGGCCCTCCTCGTGCACGGGGACGCGGACGCGGCCGTCCCCTTCGCGGTCTCGCGAGGGGCGCTGCGGGCGCTCCCGGACGCCCGGCTCGAGGTGCTGCCCGGCGCCGGGCACGGCTTCGACGGCGAGCACTGGGAGCGCGCCGTCGGGCTGACGACGGACTTCCTGGCCTGGGCGGGCGTCCTCGGGGAGTGA
- a CDS encoding MFS transporter, with product MSPAIASLLAALGLTGALTVLAVPALAAIPVIVWMCAVGLRGPAVGPDGPDGSAGSGGHDDAEGRSTVVAPERPDAGPAPEELLEAAAPADQDLLPERPELRDLLRRAFHDRGYLIVFTAFFTCGFHMAIIETHLVSQMQHDGMTASGAATASSGRSPRRSRSRRPRAPGSCPSGTERDRRRRRSGGPTATSSCPRVPTQPPRRSRSAAMTGAAPERMRIERSTISRAVTA from the coding sequence GTGTCCCCCGCGATCGCCTCCCTGCTGGCGGCCCTCGGGCTCACCGGCGCCCTCACCGTGCTGGCGGTCCCGGCCCTCGCGGCGATCCCGGTCATCGTGTGGATGTGCGCCGTGGGCCTGCGGGGTCCGGCCGTGGGGCCCGACGGCCCTGACGGCTCGGCCGGCTCAGGCGGGCACGACGACGCCGAGGGGCGCAGCACCGTCGTCGCCCCCGAGCGTCCCGACGCCGGCCCCGCTCCCGAGGAGCTCCTCGAGGCGGCGGCGCCGGCGGACCAGGACCTGCTCCCCGAGCGCCCGGAGCTGCGGGACCTGCTGCGCCGCGCCTTCCACGACCGCGGCTACCTCATCGTCTTCACGGCCTTCTTCACCTGCGGCTTCCACATGGCCATCATCGAGACGCACCTCGTCTCGCAGATGCAGCACGACGGGATGACGGCCTCGGGCGCGGCTACGGCCTCATCTGGACGCTCGCCTCGGCGCTCTCGGTCGCGGCGGCCGCGGGCGCCTGGTTCGTGCCCGAGCGGGACTGAGCGGGACCGTCGTCGACGACGCTCCGGAGGGCCGACGGCGACGTCGTCCTGCCCCCGGGTCCCGACTCAGCCGCCGAGGCGCTCGCGCAGCGCGGCGATGACGGGCGCGGCACCGGAGCGGATGAGGATCGAGCGGTCGACGATCTCGCGGGCGGTGACGGCCTGA
- a CDS encoding Sir2 silent information regulator family NAD-dependent deacetylase, with protein sequence MTSQNASQGAALLDLTPGLTLTSGLSERVDKLVRALGTADAVLVGAGSGLSVADGDAHTGDVFEERFADLIARHGYHGAYPGGFHPYETEEERWAFWARNIALQRYETGPGRVYADLLAVLRSVPAGRDAFVLTTNVDHRFQRAGFDEERLFCTQGDYGLLQCSVPCAQVTYDALPYVEAMLAGQERTGDTVRVPTETLPTCPRCGALLTTNLRADDRFVQDEGWYAAAERYRDWAAAHMTGRVLHLELGVGMNTPLIIKYPFWRCTYDNPAATFASIDPQAVTAREIVDRSILIRSGAAPVIAALRERLGG encoded by the coding sequence GTGACCTCCCAGAACGCCTCGCAGGGCGCCGCCCTCCTCGACCTCACCCCCGGACTCACCCTCACCTCCGGCCTCTCCGAGCGCGTCGACAAGCTGGTCCGCGCCCTCGGGACCGCCGACGCCGTCCTCGTGGGCGCCGGCTCCGGCCTCTCCGTCGCCGACGGCGACGCCCACACGGGCGATGTCTTCGAGGAGCGCTTCGCTGACCTCATCGCCCGCCACGGCTACCACGGCGCGTACCCCGGCGGCTTCCACCCCTACGAGACCGAGGAGGAGCGTTGGGCCTTCTGGGCGCGCAACATCGCCCTCCAGCGCTACGAGACCGGACCGGGGCGGGTCTACGCCGACCTCCTCGCCGTGCTGCGCTCCGTGCCCGCCGGGCGCGACGCCTTCGTCCTCACGACCAACGTCGACCATCGCTTCCAGAGGGCCGGCTTCGACGAGGAGCGTCTCTTCTGCACCCAGGGCGACTACGGGCTCCTCCAGTGCTCCGTGCCCTGCGCCCAGGTCACCTACGACGCCCTGCCCTACGTCGAGGCCATGCTCGCCGGACAGGAGCGCACGGGCGACACGGTCCGCGTTCCCACCGAGACCCTGCCGACCTGCCCGCGCTGCGGCGCCCTCCTCACCACCAACCTGCGCGCCGACGACCGCTTCGTCCAGGACGAGGGCTGGTACGCCGCCGCCGAGCGCTACCGCGACTGGGCGGCGGCGCACATGACCGGCCGTGTCCTCCACCTCGAGCTCGGCGTCGGCATGAACACCCCTCTCATCATCAAGTACCCCTTCTGGCGGTGCACCTACGACAACCCCGCGGCGACCTTCGCGTCCATCGACCCTCAGGCCGTCACCGCCCGCGAGATCGTCGACCGCTCGATCCTCATCCGCTCCGGTGCCGCGCCCGTCATCGCCGCGCTGCGCGAGCGCCTCGGCGGCTGA
- a CDS encoding methylated-DNA--[protein]-cysteine S-methyltransferase: MSTTRTSQPDAAPAPERTVYVTAYEGPLGPMTLAAAVGEGLSEGGALTGVWFDGQQHDRAGLPEDAVVVRPGDAAAPPVLAEAAAWLGAALAGADPGERPALAPVGTGFQEQVWDELRSIPRGWTRTYGQIAKAVSERAGHYVSPRAVGGAVGRNPLSVVVPCHRVVAADGALTGYAGGTERKTWLLLAEGADLPGLDLPQESLPGL; the protein is encoded by the coding sequence ATGAGCACCACCAGGACCTCCCAGCCGGACGCCGCGCCCGCTCCGGAGCGGACCGTGTACGTGACCGCGTACGAGGGACCGCTCGGACCGATGACGCTCGCGGCCGCCGTCGGCGAGGGACTGTCCGAGGGCGGTGCGCTCACAGGCGTCTGGTTCGACGGCCAGCAGCACGACCGCGCCGGGCTGCCGGAGGACGCCGTCGTCGTCCGGCCCGGGGACGCGGCCGCCCCGCCGGTCCTCGCCGAGGCGGCCGCCTGGCTCGGCGCCGCCCTGGCCGGCGCCGACCCCGGCGAGCGGCCCGCGCTGGCGCCGGTCGGTACCGGCTTCCAGGAGCAGGTCTGGGACGAGCTGCGCTCCATCCCGCGCGGCTGGACCCGCACCTACGGGCAGATCGCCAAGGCCGTCTCCGAGCGCGCCGGCCACTACGTCTCCCCGCGCGCCGTCGGGGGAGCGGTGGGCCGCAACCCGCTGAGCGTCGTCGTGCCCTGCCACCGCGTCGTCGCGGCGGACGGCGCGCTCACCGGCTACGCGGGCGGGACGGAGCGCAAGACGTGGCTCCTGCTCGCCGAGGGTGCGGACCTGCCCGGCCTCGACCTGCCGCAGGAGTCCCTGCCCGGGCTGTGA
- a CDS encoding IS256 family transposase, whose amino-acid sequence MPATKSAVSTLIQEVLADPDLAHDDVFRRLLGAGLQDLIDAEAEAVIGASRYERTPERVTRRNGKRSKTVATTAGQVDLAIPKLRQGSFFPSLLNPRKRIDKALYAVVATAWVEGVSTRKVDDLVKALGCESGISKSSVSRICTDIDEAVGAFLNRPLDHTWFPYLFVDATYLDVRVGHRVVSQAVVVATGVSAAGRREILGMAVGDSESTDFWTSFLRSLRERGLKAPSPSDPTGVVMVTSDAHAGIRAAVKAILPGAAWQRCRVHFARNITSHLGSVRSKPVNALISTVFAQTTPEAVRATYHQVIDSLRASFPDVADMLTDAEADLTAFSVLPREHWVKVWSNNPIERLNREIKRRADVVQVFPNPDCVTRLIGAVLLDQHEEWQYGERRYLSETSMQRLTHTLTNDTQPLPLTA is encoded by the coding sequence ATGCCCGCCACCAAGTCTGCCGTGTCCACGCTGATCCAGGAAGTGCTGGCCGATCCCGACCTGGCTCACGATGACGTCTTCCGCCGTCTGCTGGGCGCGGGACTGCAGGACCTCATTGACGCCGAGGCTGAGGCGGTCATCGGCGCCTCGCGCTACGAGCGCACCCCCGAGCGAGTCACCCGCCGCAACGGGAAGCGCTCCAAGACGGTTGCGACCACCGCCGGACAGGTGGACCTGGCCATCCCCAAGCTCCGCCAGGGCTCCTTCTTCCCCAGTCTGCTCAACCCCCGCAAGAGGATCGACAAGGCCCTGTACGCCGTGGTCGCCACCGCCTGGGTCGAGGGGGTCTCCACCCGCAAGGTCGACGACCTGGTCAAGGCCCTGGGATGCGAGTCGGGGATCTCCAAGTCGTCGGTGTCGCGGATCTGCACCGACATCGACGAGGCTGTCGGCGCGTTCCTGAACCGACCCCTGGACCACACGTGGTTCCCGTACCTGTTCGTGGACGCCACCTACCTGGACGTGAGAGTCGGGCATCGGGTCGTCTCCCAGGCCGTCGTGGTCGCCACCGGCGTCTCAGCCGCGGGGCGCCGCGAGATCCTGGGCATGGCGGTGGGTGACAGCGAGTCCACCGACTTCTGGACCAGCTTCCTGCGGTCCTTGCGCGAGCGCGGCCTGAAGGCCCCCTCGCCCTCCGACCCCACCGGGGTGGTCATGGTCACCAGCGACGCCCACGCCGGCATCCGCGCCGCCGTCAAGGCGATCCTGCCCGGAGCGGCCTGGCAGCGCTGCCGCGTCCACTTCGCCCGCAACATCACCTCCCACCTGGGGTCGGTGCGCTCCAAGCCCGTCAATGCCCTGATCTCCACCGTGTTCGCCCAGACCACCCCCGAGGCCGTGCGCGCCACCTACCACCAGGTCATCGACTCCCTGCGCGCCTCCTTCCCCGACGTCGCCGACATGCTCACCGACGCCGAGGCCGACCTGACCGCCTTCTCGGTCCTGCCCAGGGAGCACTGGGTCAAGGTGTGGTCCAACAACCCCATCGAGCGCCTCAACCGCGAGATCAAGCGCCGCGCCGACGTCGTCCAGGTCTTCCCCAACCCAGACTGCGTCACCCGCCTTATCGGCGCCGTCCTGCTCGACCAGCACGAGGAATGGCAGTACGGCGAACGCCGCTACCTGTCCGAGACCTCCATGCAACGACTCACCCACACCCTCACCAACGACACCCAACCCCTGCCCCTGACGGCCTGA
- a CDS encoding glycoside hydrolase family 3 N-terminal domain-containing protein codes for MSPDSAVPQFETDHLATVRELAPESVVLLRTDGSFPLETAGPVALYGAGARRTIKGGAGSGDVNSRHVVNIEEGLQRAGFEITTASWLDAYDEIAEKNHAAFVADLKARAKAAGVPAIFFGMGAVEPAPAIDLPLDGTGDAAIYIIARDSGEGNDRRPEAGDVRLTESEVRDVLALNEAFDTFLLVLNVGGVVDLSPVKDVKNILLLSQLGATTGDTLADLLLGKAYPSGRLSTTWAAWEDYSTEGDFGDPDDTHYKEGVYVGYRYFDSVGTAPLFPFGYGLGWTTFEQGAPTATIDGSVVTVTSAVTNTGARPGKDVVQVYVSSPAGDLDQPYQALAGFTKTEELAAGASQDVTVTFDLSDLASFDTAKHSTVLEKGDYVVRAGASSRDTAVAAVVELGATAVVRELHDALGEPGFEDFKPASPAPVEVLSDAPRLAVAAADLRREDAGEPVDLSEELAFVRGLTDDQLSYLVLGQYADKADAQSIIGQASEALVGAAGQSTTRVEGVPSLVMPDGPAGLRLAAEVGVDENGPFPLGAALGGLFAELMDPESMAAFGLDSEAEERVPESTYEQYTTAIPIGTAVAQTWNPAVAVALGDLVGDEMDRFGAHLWLAPALDLHRFILCGRNFEYFSEDPLLSGRMAGGITTGVQAHPGRGVTVKHFAFNEQETNRLNSNSHVSQRAARDLYLRAFEYVVRETQPHALMTSYNLVNGVHTSESKDLLETILRDEWGYQGLVMTDWVVYSMTRTDLKHPRASAVATVAAGNELFMPGCEEDRQTILAGLAGDTGLAELSRERLEVQAARVVRMAHKLVDVADAPAPRA; via the coding sequence GTGTCCCCTGACAGCGCGGTCCCCCAGTTCGAGACCGACCACCTCGCCACCGTCCGCGAGCTCGCCCCCGAGTCCGTCGTCCTCCTGCGCACCGACGGCTCCTTCCCGCTCGAGACCGCCGGCCCCGTCGCCCTCTACGGCGCTGGCGCCCGCCGCACCATCAAGGGCGGTGCCGGCTCCGGCGACGTCAACTCCCGCCACGTCGTCAACATCGAGGAGGGGCTCCAGCGCGCCGGCTTCGAGATCACGACCGCCTCCTGGCTCGACGCCTACGACGAGATCGCCGAGAAGAACCACGCCGCCTTCGTCGCCGACCTCAAGGCCCGCGCCAAGGCCGCCGGCGTCCCCGCGATCTTCTTCGGCATGGGCGCCGTCGAGCCCGCCCCCGCCATCGACCTCCCCCTGGACGGCACTGGCGACGCCGCGATCTACATCATCGCCCGCGACTCCGGCGAGGGCAACGACCGCCGCCCCGAGGCCGGCGACGTCAGGCTCACCGAGTCCGAGGTCCGCGACGTCCTCGCCCTCAACGAGGCCTTCGACACGTTCCTCCTCGTCCTCAACGTCGGCGGCGTCGTCGACCTCAGCCCCGTCAAGGACGTCAAGAACATCCTCCTGCTCTCCCAGCTCGGCGCCACCACCGGCGACACCCTCGCCGACCTCCTCCTCGGCAAGGCGTACCCCTCCGGCCGCCTGTCCACCACCTGGGCCGCCTGGGAGGACTACTCCACCGAGGGCGACTTCGGCGACCCCGACGACACCCACTACAAGGAGGGCGTCTACGTCGGCTACCGCTACTTCGACTCCGTCGGCACCGCCCCGCTCTTCCCCTTCGGCTACGGCCTGGGCTGGACGACCTTCGAGCAGGGCGCCCCGACGGCGACCATCGACGGCTCCGTCGTCACCGTGACCTCCGCCGTCACCAACACCGGCGCCCGCCCCGGCAAGGACGTCGTCCAGGTCTACGTCTCCTCCCCGGCCGGCGACCTCGACCAGCCCTACCAGGCCCTCGCCGGCTTCACCAAGACCGAGGAGCTCGCCGCGGGCGCCTCCCAGGACGTCACCGTCACCTTCGACCTCTCCGACCTCGCCTCCTTCGACACCGCGAAGCACTCCACCGTCCTCGAGAAGGGCGACTACGTCGTCCGCGCCGGCGCCTCCAGCCGCGACACGGCCGTCGCCGCCGTCGTCGAGCTCGGCGCGACCGCCGTCGTCCGCGAGCTCCACGACGCCCTCGGCGAGCCCGGCTTCGAGGACTTCAAGCCGGCCTCCCCGGCTCCCGTCGAGGTCCTCTCCGACGCCCCGCGCCTGGCAGTCGCCGCTGCCGACCTGCGCCGTGAGGACGCCGGCGAGCCCGTCGACCTCTCCGAGGAGCTCGCCTTCGTCAGGGGCCTCACCGACGACCAGCTCTCCTACCTCGTGCTGGGCCAGTACGCCGACAAGGCCGACGCCCAGTCGATCATCGGCCAGGCCTCCGAGGCCCTCGTCGGCGCCGCCGGCCAGTCCACGACCCGCGTCGAGGGCGTCCCCTCCCTCGTCATGCCCGACGGCCCCGCGGGCCTGCGCCTCGCGGCCGAGGTCGGCGTCGACGAGAACGGGCCCTTCCCGCTCGGCGCCGCCCTCGGCGGCCTCTTCGCCGAGCTCATGGACCCCGAGTCCATGGCCGCCTTCGGCCTCGACTCCGAGGCCGAGGAGCGCGTTCCCGAGTCGACCTACGAGCAGTACACGACCGCCATCCCGATCGGCACCGCCGTCGCCCAGACCTGGAACCCTGCCGTCGCCGTCGCACTCGGCGACCTCGTCGGCGACGAGATGGACCGCTTCGGCGCCCACCTGTGGCTCGCCCCGGCCCTCGACCTGCACCGCTTCATCCTGTGCGGGCGCAACTTCGAGTACTTCTCCGAGGACCCGCTGCTCTCCGGCCGCATGGCCGGCGGCATCACGACCGGCGTCCAGGCCCACCCGGGCCGCGGCGTCACCGTCAAGCACTTCGCGTTCAACGAGCAGGAGACGAACCGGCTCAACTCCAACAGCCACGTCTCCCAGCGCGCCGCCCGCGACCTGTACCTGCGCGCCTTCGAGTACGTCGTCCGCGAGACCCAGCCCCACGCCCTCATGACGTCCTACAACCTCGTCAACGGCGTCCACACCTCCGAGTCGAAGGACCTCCTCGAGACGATCCTCCGCGACGAGTGGGGCTACCAGGGGCTCGTCATGACCGACTGGGTCGTCTACTCGATGACCCGCACGGACCTCAAGCACCCGCGCGCCAGCGCGGTCGCCACGGTCGCCGCGGGCAACGAGCTCTTCATGCCCGGCTGCGAGGAGGACCGGCAGACGATCCTCGCTGGCCTCGCGGGGGACACCGGCCTTGCCGAGCTGAGCCGTGAACGCCTCGAGGTGCAGGCGGCCCGCGTCGTCCGCATGGCCCACAAGCTCGTCGACGTCGCGGACGCCCCCGCGCCGCGCGCCTGA
- a CDS encoding glycosyltransferase 87 family protein, translated as MPPTAAAPVVLEEREAAPTARTTPPDEGATRSRDAGRRDARPLARTLSALAPVLARAGRLLAHPVTAVLGWLSLVYPCWIWSVSDGHLVSAFDASVYFGAVRSWADGGSLYDWYALPFLKEYPFTYPPFAAWVLRPLTSLGETGTQLALTALTPICTTITLWALLRGLGAERRRARGLAPWLALLACLFLEPFRETLYEGQVNAVLMALVAVDLLLVREPSRWRGALSALAACFKLTPAISGLVLLARREYRAAATMAGTAVWVTALVWLASPSESWRFFTSAMLDTSRTGFAEFAGNQSLKGTIARLAPESAWVPLWAVCAAAVLVGAWFLLRRLDRLRLQDDDLALELQLVVTMVMGLLVSPVSWTHHWVWCAPALLVLAVASWRWRSWWLGGVTLLGAVVLGTGIQWSFPFQNHAELSWPLWMKLVGAGYVWWALLVKSLVVVFFQAVRGRGWVSLVRVWVSRCMEVSDR; from the coding sequence GTGCCTCCTACCGCCGCAGCCCCCGTCGTCCTCGAGGAGCGGGAGGCGGCGCCGACGGCGCGGACCACCCCGCCGGACGAGGGCGCCACCCGATCGCGGGACGCGGGCCGCCGCGACGCACGTCCGCTCGCCCGGACCCTCAGCGCGCTCGCCCCGGTCCTGGCGCGCGCCGGCCGTCTGCTCGCCCACCCGGTCACCGCGGTCCTCGGCTGGCTCAGCCTCGTCTACCCGTGCTGGATCTGGTCGGTCTCGGACGGGCACCTGGTCTCCGCCTTCGACGCCTCGGTGTACTTCGGCGCGGTGCGCTCCTGGGCTGACGGCGGGAGCCTCTACGACTGGTACGCCCTGCCCTTCCTCAAGGAGTACCCCTTCACCTACCCGCCCTTCGCGGCCTGGGTGCTGCGCCCGCTCACCAGCCTCGGTGAGACTGGGACGCAGCTCGCGCTCACGGCGCTCACGCCCATCTGCACGACGATCACGCTGTGGGCGCTGCTGCGGGGGCTCGGCGCGGAGAGGCGACGGGCGCGGGGCCTGGCGCCGTGGCTGGCCCTGCTCGCCTGCCTCTTCCTCGAGCCCTTCCGCGAGACCCTCTACGAGGGGCAGGTCAACGCGGTCCTCATGGCGCTCGTCGCCGTCGACCTCCTCCTCGTGCGCGAGCCCTCGCGCTGGCGCGGGGCGCTGTCGGCGCTGGCCGCGTGCTTCAAGCTGACGCCGGCGATCTCGGGGCTCGTGCTCCTCGCCCGGCGCGAGTACCGGGCGGCCGCGACGATGGCGGGGACGGCCGTCTGGGTGACGGCGCTCGTGTGGCTCGCGAGCCCCTCGGAGTCGTGGCGCTTCTTCACCTCGGCCATGCTCGACACCTCGCGCACCGGCTTCGCGGAGTTCGCGGGGAACCAGAGCCTCAAGGGGACGATCGCGCGCCTCGCTCCCGAGTCGGCGTGGGTGCCGCTGTGGGCCGTGTGCGCCGCCGCGGTGCTCGTGGGCGCCTGGTTCCTCCTGCGTCGCCTGGACCGCCTGCGCCTCCAGGACGACGACCTCGCCCTGGAGCTCCAGCTCGTCGTCACCATGGTGATGGGACTGCTCGTCTCGCCGGTGTCCTGGACGCACCACTGGGTATGGTGCGCCCCGGCGCTCCTCGTGCTCGCCGTCGCGTCGTGGCGCTGGCGCTCGTGGTGGCTGGGCGGGGTGACGCTGCTCGGTGCCGTGGTCCTGGGAACGGGGATCCAGTGGTCCTTCCCGTTCCAGAACCACGCCGAGCTGAGCTGGCCGCTGTGGATGAAGCTCGTCGGCGCGGGCTACGTGTGGTGGGCCCTGCTGGTCAAGTCCCTTGTTGTGGTGTTCTTTCAGGCCGTCAGGGGCAGGGGTTGGGTGTCGTTGGTGAGGGTGTGGGTGAGTCGTTGCATGGAGGTCTCGGACAGGTAG
- a CDS encoding carboxymuconolactone decarboxylase family protein, whose product MALTREATETYKRLFGSDPAPSPTDAEALEILQNEIFGEVFPTPGLDDAEREQLTVAVLAAMQTLPQLTAHLNAALNVGLTPLELRETIYQLAPYIGWPKTLNATATLAEVLKAHGVELPLEEVGTVAYEDREAAGAAVQEPLYGAEVKEVFAALPEPYGEFLPHLLTANAFGDFETRGVLDVADRELISLVAIAALGAATQLKPHVAGAIKAGNSKQKVAAALVRVLPYIGGPYALSGLVLLAQYDENESSEAYR is encoded by the coding sequence ATGGCCCTCACCCGCGAAGCGACCGAGACGTACAAGCGCCTCTTCGGCTCCGACCCGGCTCCGAGCCCGACCGACGCCGAGGCCCTCGAGATCCTCCAGAACGAGATCTTCGGCGAGGTCTTCCCGACCCCCGGTCTCGACGACGCCGAGCGCGAGCAGCTCACCGTCGCCGTCCTCGCCGCGATGCAGACGCTGCCGCAGCTCACGGCCCACCTGAATGCCGCGCTCAACGTCGGCCTCACCCCGCTCGAGCTGCGCGAGACGATCTACCAGCTCGCTCCGTACATCGGATGGCCCAAGACCCTCAACGCTACCGCGACCCTCGCCGAGGTGCTCAAGGCCCACGGCGTCGAGCTGCCGCTCGAGGAGGTCGGCACGGTCGCCTACGAGGACCGTGAGGCCGCCGGCGCCGCCGTCCAGGAGCCCCTCTACGGCGCCGAGGTCAAGGAGGTCTTCGCGGCGCTGCCCGAGCCCTACGGCGAGTTCCTCCCGCACCTGCTCACCGCCAACGCCTTCGGCGACTTCGAGACCCGCGGCGTCCTCGACGTCGCCGACCGCGAGCTCATCAGCCTCGTCGCCATCGCCGCCCTCGGCGCCGCCACGCAGCTCAAGCCGCACGTCGCGGGCGCCATCAAGGCCGGCAACAGCAAGCAGAAGGTCGCGGCCGCCCTCGTCCGGGTGCTGCCCTACATCGGCGGCCCCTACGCCCTGTCCGGGCTCGTCCTCCTCGCCCAGTACGACGAGAACGAGTCCTCCGAGGCCTACCGCTGA